The proteins below are encoded in one region of Effusibacillus dendaii:
- a CDS encoding M23 family metallopeptidase produces MKKSQSWDEEEEANFPPPSHPIYQGLRDQEGRELQRPFRFDKGIGSYGRTAPSRWEGPWYDARGQRDRDRYDRDETDERESGRIMIQVILAAVLVLVVFVVFQSNHPMALRAQQIVRTVMTNQTNYTALTDWISSHLDSRLAVPATSGSATSIEAVSYVTPLNEFKELKSFDAVNYPAILLQSGPAAEVRAVTKGQVKTFDKNDKYGIYVVIDHGGSIGQTLYGNLESVAVKPGDWVYTGQTIGKTAKTASSNLYFAYFVKDKPIDPQEILLRAGQKQ; encoded by the coding sequence GTGAAAAAATCGCAATCATGGGATGAAGAGGAGGAAGCAAACTTCCCGCCTCCTTCACACCCGATATATCAGGGGCTGCGCGATCAGGAGGGAAGGGAGCTGCAGCGTCCGTTTCGTTTCGATAAAGGGATCGGATCGTATGGAAGAACGGCTCCTTCCCGCTGGGAAGGACCTTGGTATGATGCGCGCGGACAGAGAGATCGAGATCGTTATGATCGTGACGAGACGGATGAAAGGGAAAGCGGACGCATCATGATCCAGGTAATTTTGGCCGCCGTTCTGGTGTTGGTCGTATTCGTCGTGTTTCAATCGAATCATCCGATGGCGCTGCGGGCGCAGCAAATCGTTCGTACAGTGATGACCAACCAGACAAACTATACGGCGCTCACCGACTGGATTTCATCACATCTGGACAGCCGTCTGGCTGTTCCCGCAACATCTGGCAGTGCCACCAGCATCGAAGCGGTTTCGTATGTGACACCATTAAATGAATTCAAAGAGTTAAAATCGTTCGATGCTGTCAATTACCCGGCTATTCTTTTGCAGTCAGGGCCTGCGGCAGAAGTCAGAGCGGTTACCAAAGGGCAAGTGAAAACGTTTGATAAAAACGATAAATATGGTATTTATGTAGTGATCGACCATGGCGGCAGCATAGGCCAGACGCTTTATGGCAATCTGGAATCGGTCGCTGTCAAGCCGGGGGATTGGGTCTATACGGGTCAAACAATCGGGAAAACGGCAAAAACCGCAAGCTCGAATCTGTACTTTGCCTACTTTGTAAAAGACAAACCGATCGATCCGCAGGAAATTCTGCTGCGGGCAGGGCAAAAACAGTGA
- a CDS encoding M50 family metallopeptidase — MRWKVHPLFVGLMALSYWTPYFQQMVLLFGCVLLHELAHVAAAVSYGYRVKTIEILPFGGVARLEHGSLGWHPKHETVIAIVGPLTNFLILFLVILLQQLNWIHDATASYLAEINLMLAFFNLLPALPLDGGRILRAAYSCTLGFQKATVVAITMAFVLSACLMSLGLLALWAGFVQVGMVTLGAFLLTAAWQLRKQIQYDTIRFLDAKRRQRFARPLPVRSLAATANTPLLKVLSQFAPDAYHVVYVKDQATQNMRILMEEDLLEAARRPGAIRMPLGQIFEGD, encoded by the coding sequence ATGCGGTGGAAAGTTCATCCCCTTTTTGTTGGACTGATGGCACTTTCCTACTGGACGCCGTATTTTCAGCAGATGGTTCTGCTGTTTGGCTGTGTGCTGCTGCATGAGTTGGCGCATGTGGCAGCGGCTGTTTCTTACGGGTACCGTGTAAAAACAATTGAGATTCTTCCGTTTGGCGGGGTGGCGCGACTGGAACACGGGTCACTCGGATGGCATCCGAAGCATGAAACTGTGATTGCAATTGTGGGTCCGTTGACGAATTTTCTGATCTTGTTTCTCGTAATTCTTCTCCAGCAATTGAACTGGATCCATGATGCGACCGCCTCCTATCTGGCGGAAATCAATCTCATGCTCGCTTTTTTTAATTTGTTGCCTGCTTTGCCGCTGGATGGAGGCAGAATTTTACGAGCGGCTTATTCCTGTACTCTCGGATTTCAAAAAGCGACTGTGGTGGCGATTACGATGGCGTTTGTTTTGTCCGCTTGTTTGATGAGCCTGGGGCTGCTAGCGCTGTGGGCAGGGTTTGTTCAGGTCGGGATGGTCACCTTGGGAGCGTTTTTGTTAACGGCAGCTTGGCAATTGCGTAAACAGATCCAGTATGACACGATCCGTTTCCTTGACGCAAAACGCAGACAGCGGTTTGCACGGCCGCTGCCTGTAAGATCGTTGGCCGCTACGGCGAACACTCCACTGTTAAAGGTTTTATCTCAATTTGCTCCTGATGCGTATCATGTTGTATACGTGAAAGACCAGGCCACGCAAAATATGCGCATCTTGATGGAGGAAGATCTGCTGGAAGCGGCTCGTCGACCGGGGGCCATCCGGATGCCGCTCGGACAAATTTTTGAAGGCGATTAA
- a CDS encoding Crp/Fnr family transcriptional regulator, translated as MSSLCAVCELSDYQLFEGVEQQELDQLGKGSQPTVVQKRNYIFTPDEPSNAVYLLKKGRVRISRLSDTGKQFTLVILEAGSIFGESAVFGDEPRKYYAEALDDAYICAINKHEFEKIVSSNPTVSLRLARIVEQRLEEAQEQLENLVFYDVQTRLARLLLKLADLHGEIVPGGVQIGIRLTHEDMASLIGSTRETTSKILNEFKAANYIDVVKRNIILLDQKALAEMQ; from the coding sequence ATGTCCAGTTTGTGTGCGGTGTGTGAATTAAGTGATTATCAATTATTCGAGGGTGTTGAGCAACAAGAATTGGACCAGCTTGGCAAGGGGAGTCAACCGACGGTGGTCCAAAAACGGAATTATATTTTTACACCTGACGAACCAAGCAACGCGGTCTATTTGTTGAAGAAAGGCCGGGTACGAATTTCGCGTTTATCGGATACAGGAAAACAGTTTACCCTTGTCATATTGGAAGCGGGGTCGATTTTTGGGGAAAGCGCGGTGTTTGGAGACGAGCCGCGTAAATATTACGCAGAGGCGCTGGATGACGCCTATATTTGCGCCATCAACAAACATGAATTTGAAAAAATCGTTTCCAGCAATCCGACCGTCTCTTTGCGGTTGGCCCGAATTGTGGAGCAACGGCTGGAAGAAGCACAGGAACAGCTGGAAAATCTCGTCTTTTATGATGTGCAAACAAGACTTGCCCGCTTGCTGCTTAAGTTGGCTGACCTGCATGGTGAAATTGTTCCGGGCGGGGTGCAAATCGGCATCCGTCTGACGCATGAGGACATGGCCAGCCTGATCGGATCGACACGCGAAACCACCAGTAAAATTCTCAATGAGTTCAAGGCTGCGAACTACATTGATGTGGTAAAACGAAATATCATTCTGCTTGATCAAAAAGCATTGGCGGAAATGCAATAG
- a CDS encoding alpha/beta hydrolase, whose protein sequence is MQEELFFQKWLPQGPMEGAVLIVHGAGEHSGRYQHVIEFLRNRQFAVFAGDLPGLGRSGGRRGHIDQFQQYVDCLKNWLLEVSREVGDRPIFLLGHSMGGLVTIRLLQHPNAEQLPIRGAVVTSPCLRLRMRVPKWQQKLAKLLLRIAPKLRIPNRIRANDVCRSEAVASQYRQDPNMEFRVSVRWYHELQKAMKDALLQAGSVKHPLLILQAGADRLVDPEAAIVFAERLTVVDRSLKLYPGLYHELLNEPEQEVVLGDLTNWIKSRK, encoded by the coding sequence GTGCAGGAGGAACTCTTTTTTCAAAAATGGTTGCCGCAGGGTCCGATGGAAGGTGCGGTTCTGATCGTGCATGGAGCGGGTGAGCACAGCGGCCGATATCAGCATGTGATTGAATTTTTGCGAAATCGTCAGTTCGCTGTTTTTGCGGGGGATCTGCCCGGACTTGGCAGGTCGGGCGGCAGACGCGGCCATATTGATCAGTTTCAGCAGTATGTAGATTGTCTAAAGAACTGGCTGCTGGAAGTGAGTCGGGAAGTTGGCGATCGGCCGATTTTTCTGTTGGGTCATTCGATGGGAGGGCTTGTCACCATCCGGCTTTTGCAGCATCCGAATGCCGAGCAACTGCCGATTCGGGGTGCTGTTGTGACATCTCCTTGCCTGCGTTTGCGAATGCGGGTTCCGAAGTGGCAGCAGAAGTTGGCGAAACTGCTGTTGCGAATTGCACCAAAATTGCGAATACCAAACCGTATTCGAGCGAACGACGTGTGCCGCTCGGAGGCGGTTGCCAGCCAATACCGGCAGGACCCGAATATGGAGTTTCGCGTTTCCGTGCGTTGGTATCACGAACTACAGAAAGCGATGAAAGATGCACTGCTGCAGGCAGGATCTGTGAAACACCCCCTCTTGATTCTGCAGGCGGGGGCGGATCGGCTCGTGGATCCGGAAGCGGCCATCGTATTCGCGGAACGGCTTACGGTAGTGGACCGATCATTAAAACTGTATCCGGGACTCTATCACGAATTGCTAAACGAACCGGAGCAAGAGGTGGTATTGGGAGATCTCACAAATTGGATCAAATCCAGAAAATAG
- a CDS encoding C40 family peptidase, whose amino-acid sequence MNRHLASLVFAGAVFSASLGIANAQTVSSDTAASASTTMSTVKEPSPSSTPSAASSLPDVTKQTLSQTTSSQSSTASPDTKSAPASTPEPSENILAFGSQGDKVTAIQQQLRILGYFTYPSNTGYYGELTEGAVKAFQKDNGIEVTGKVGPTTAKILADVAAKNEANWKQSNAAKSSQLIDTAESLIGTPYAWGGTSPSGFDCSGFVNYVFKNTKGIQLGRTTGDMYSEGTPVTDLQPGDLVFFATYSSGPSHVGIYVGDNQFISSTDSYGVKIDSLSNSYWGPRYLGAKRIG is encoded by the coding sequence TTGAATAGGCATTTGGCATCTCTAGTTTTTGCGGGGGCTGTTTTTTCTGCATCCCTCGGCATCGCAAACGCGCAAACGGTGTCGTCCGACACAGCGGCGTCAGCATCGACTACAATGTCAACGGTGAAAGAACCATCACCTTCATCGACGCCATCCGCAGCATCTTCGTTACCGGATGTAACGAAACAGACGCTATCACAAACCACGTCGTCACAATCTTCAACCGCATCGCCTGATACAAAATCAGCTCCCGCTTCCACTCCAGAGCCATCGGAGAATATTCTGGCGTTTGGGTCACAAGGAGATAAAGTGACTGCGATTCAGCAGCAGTTACGGATTTTGGGATATTTCACATATCCTTCAAACACTGGTTATTATGGTGAATTGACTGAAGGTGCCGTGAAAGCATTCCAAAAGGACAACGGAATTGAAGTAACAGGCAAAGTGGGCCCGACAACCGCCAAAATATTGGCAGACGTGGCTGCTAAAAACGAGGCGAATTGGAAGCAGTCAAACGCTGCCAAATCTTCTCAGTTGATTGATACGGCTGAATCGTTGATCGGCACGCCTTATGCTTGGGGCGGTACCAGTCCAAGCGGGTTCGACTGTTCCGGTTTTGTGAATTATGTTTTTAAGAATACAAAAGGTATTCAACTGGGCCGCACCACTGGAGATATGTATTCGGAAGGCACACCGGTCACTGATCTGCAGCCCGGAGACCTTGTATTCTTTGCCACGTATTCCTCGGGACCGTCACATGTAGGCATCTATGTGGGTGACAACCAGTTCATTTCGTCGACCGATTCCTACGGAGTCAAAATCGACAGCCTGAGCAATTCGTATTGGGGCCCCCGATATTTGGGCGCAAAGCGCATCGGTTAA
- a CDS encoding IS3 family transposase, which yields MYQTLAYYLKRIKYIEDYIFFQNHNRFQKKLSDRSPVKYRETVAA from the coding sequence ATTTATCAAACCCTCGCATACTATCTGAAGCGAATCAAGTACATAGAAGATTATATTTTCTTCCAAAACCATAATCGTTTTCAGAAAAAGCTTAGCGACCGCTCCCCGGTTAAATACCGGGAAACGGTCGCTGCCTAA
- a CDS encoding S8 family peptidase produces the protein MKRYVWGSLTAALLVAMTAILGPRPFHLSLQNPPRIAELHRGNGPHLLNSANRTDMRAHVTGTQTRADIAAQDMAVTTALCIRDCRTVLQHLANLLDHTTDAALRQKLITDALQEHRQFRSIVLRLPDGKNVSTGVSGQSQRLQESVQGVQKTGQFYATDLYEDKTKQNKLFVSMAVPMMHQYRSTGILAAEVEMGFLRDVADHVDGRMGTQTHLNTKDGEQVLFHPEQPPAIGGAKVASKDVDGTRWNTASHMIQSASQDGQPKRIHNEVVVQFHQEPDAAALQKILSDIDGKLVKRNHIPSFVFRSHSQSADQMIAYFKKMNVKMVEPNKKMRNNEVPNDPLYPRYQWNFPKIQIEHAWKYTTGNSHTIIAVVDTGVDADHPEFEGQLVAGHNMIDDSDNTADDNGHGTHVAGVIVARTNNVEGVAGMNWNSKVMPVKALDTDGSGTVYDIADGIRWAADHGAEVINLSLGEYENSSYLEQAIQYATSKDVLVVAAMGNDDTDKPSYPAAYPNVLAVTAVDQDGKRATFSNYGGHAGVSAPGVSIASTFPDSRYAAMSGTSMASPHVAGLAGLIRSINPNLHANEVRDIIQHTASDLGAPGQDPYFGSGLINVSKAIEESQRRAQRQNTTPDQNPQPDRHPWWWPFRSLFGLS, from the coding sequence ATGAAACGATATGTTTGGGGAAGTCTGACCGCCGCCCTGCTGGTCGCCATGACAGCCATTTTGGGGCCGCGTCCCTTTCATTTGTCTTTGCAAAACCCGCCGCGAATTGCCGAACTCCACAGGGGAAATGGTCCCCATTTGCTAAACTCCGCGAATCGAACCGATATGCGGGCACATGTTACAGGCACGCAAACCAGGGCGGATATCGCCGCGCAAGACATGGCGGTAACCACCGCTTTATGCATACGGGACTGCCGTACGGTGCTACAGCATCTCGCCAATCTTTTAGATCACACAACTGACGCCGCTCTGCGGCAAAAACTGATAACAGACGCGCTGCAGGAGCATCGCCAATTCCGGTCAATCGTCCTGCGCCTGCCTGACGGAAAAAACGTTTCCACAGGCGTTTCCGGCCAGTCGCAACGGCTGCAGGAAAGCGTACAGGGCGTGCAGAAGACCGGCCAATTTTACGCAACCGATTTATATGAAGATAAGACAAAACAAAACAAGCTGTTTGTTTCCATGGCAGTTCCGATGATGCATCAATACCGGTCGACCGGTATTCTGGCTGCCGAAGTGGAAATGGGATTCTTGCGGGATGTAGCAGACCATGTGGATGGACGGATGGGGACGCAGACTCACCTGAATACAAAGGACGGAGAACAAGTTCTGTTCCACCCGGAGCAGCCGCCCGCCATAGGCGGCGCAAAGGTAGCCTCGAAAGATGTTGACGGCACACGTTGGAATACCGCGTCCCACATGATACAATCCGCTTCACAGGATGGGCAGCCGAAGCGGATCCATAATGAGGTGGTTGTTCAGTTTCATCAGGAACCGGATGCGGCAGCCCTGCAAAAAATTCTGTCGGACATCGACGGAAAACTGGTCAAGCGAAACCATATTCCATCTTTTGTGTTTCGCTCCCACTCGCAGTCAGCCGATCAGATGATCGCTTATTTCAAGAAAATGAACGTAAAAATGGTGGAACCGAACAAAAAAATGCGGAACAACGAAGTGCCAAACGATCCCCTTTATCCAAGGTACCAATGGAATTTCCCGAAAATCCAGATTGAACATGCCTGGAAATACACAACCGGCAATTCGCATACGATTATTGCTGTGGTGGACACCGGGGTGGATGCAGATCATCCGGAGTTTGAGGGGCAATTGGTAGCGGGTCACAACATGATTGATGACAGCGACAACACTGCAGACGACAACGGGCATGGCACGCATGTCGCCGGTGTGATCGTGGCGCGAACCAACAATGTGGAAGGTGTTGCCGGCATGAACTGGAATTCCAAAGTGATGCCTGTTAAAGCGTTGGATACAGACGGTTCCGGAACTGTCTATGACATTGCGGATGGAATTCGATGGGCGGCAGACCACGGGGCGGAAGTGATCAATCTGTCGCTCGGGGAATATGAAAATTCCAGCTATTTGGAGCAGGCGATTCAATATGCAACAAGCAAGGATGTATTGGTCGTAGCCGCGATGGGAAACGATGACACAGACAAACCCAGCTATCCGGCCGCTTATCCTAACGTACTGGCCGTGACGGCAGTAGATCAGGATGGCAAACGAGCCACTTTTTCAAACTATGGGGGGCACGCGGGTGTGTCCGCGCCAGGCGTTTCGATTGCAAGCACATTCCCCGATTCCCGTTACGCCGCCATGTCCGGCACATCGATGGCGTCTCCGCATGTGGCCGGTTTAGCCGGGTTAATCCGTTCCATCAACCCGAATCTGCATGCCAATGAAGTGCGAGATATCATTCAGCACACTGCCAGCGATCTGGGGGCGCCGGGACAAGATCCTTACTTCGGGAGCGGATTGATTAACGTATCAAAAGCGATTGAAGAATCACAAAGAAGAGCACAACGGCAAAATACAACCCCTGATCAGAACCCGCAACCGGATCGTCATCCCTGGTGGTGGCCGTTCCGCTCGTTATTCGGGCTTTCTTAA
- a CDS encoding DUF2254 family protein: MLLHLFGSWLLIMLILLYTPALFSGDADTARNYLNTIAQILATIFTLSISIVMVAVQMTASKYSHRILDFYVRFPYNVSLFSLYLLTIFHSIYMLSQIEELGTGLVSVELDRRISSDLILLIIGFIWLLVYLYAVMKLMKPETIISTIEKEYLQAYNRGDYREALVKIEQIADIGKRSVNDMDTMTAIRCVKNIADMLHNTRLPTAEQDKVLWYHQRIVEQLQGLASISVNQRETAVSGAILHEMLEMGMKYVESGSLKAAAVIVEGYRQIVLNSLAGQQQLHLVGIVIQHIYEISCAVVRQGSDKESVHTFVITAFRRLRQIGRQVTASELHGHSFVAQHIVSNAFGRLLATIIEKDGPVFPHPLIYELFNEYVGLIKLLFTHGDLKDTVTVTTWMREEIETHRSDLQTVRPYLYLFLLLASIALYLRQQSIVTVLVRAVGKYFEPDPDLLAQILDNRLQIRKLYDFQEPQRYLQEVFLLWKGYYLYAKQYPEGPKEVAPVVLEQPSRWVDLFDGMEPNEFLRS; this comes from the coding sequence ATGTTACTGCATCTTTTTGGGTCCTGGCTGCTGATCATGCTGATTTTGCTTTATACGCCTGCTTTGTTCAGCGGGGATGCAGATACAGCGCGTAACTACCTAAATACGATTGCGCAAATACTGGCTACGATTTTTACGCTTTCCATATCGATTGTAATGGTCGCTGTTCAAATGACGGCGAGTAAATACAGTCATCGGATTCTCGATTTTTATGTGCGGTTTCCCTATAATGTTTCTCTGTTTTCACTTTATTTGTTAACGATTTTCCATTCGATCTATATGCTCTCCCAGATTGAAGAATTGGGAACGGGGCTGGTCAGTGTCGAATTGGACCGGCGAATCAGTTCTGATTTGATTTTGTTGATTATCGGGTTTATTTGGCTGTTGGTATACCTGTATGCGGTGATGAAACTGATGAAACCGGAAACGATTATCAGCACCATCGAAAAGGAGTATCTGCAGGCGTATAACCGTGGCGACTACCGGGAGGCATTGGTCAAAATCGAGCAGATTGCCGATATTGGGAAACGGTCCGTGAATGATATGGACACCATGACCGCCATTCGCTGTGTCAAAAATATTGCCGACATGCTGCATAATACCCGTTTGCCTACAGCCGAGCAGGACAAAGTATTGTGGTACCATCAACGGATCGTTGAGCAGTTGCAGGGGCTTGCCAGCATTTCTGTAAATCAGCGGGAAACAGCCGTTTCGGGAGCCATTTTGCATGAAATGCTGGAAATGGGGATGAAGTACGTGGAAAGCGGCTCCTTAAAAGCGGCCGCCGTGATTGTCGAAGGATATCGCCAGATTGTGTTAAACAGCCTGGCTGGACAGCAGCAGCTTCACCTGGTTGGAATCGTGATCCAACACATTTATGAAATCAGCTGCGCGGTTGTCCGACAGGGGTCTGACAAAGAATCGGTGCATACGTTCGTCATCACTGCGTTTCGCCGACTGCGGCAAATCGGCAGGCAGGTGACAGCCAGTGAACTGCACGGCCATTCTTTTGTAGCCCAGCATATCGTGTCGAACGCATTTGGACGATTGTTGGCGACGATTATCGAGAAAGACGGCCCCGTTTTTCCGCACCCGTTGATCTATGAGTTGTTTAATGAATATGTCGGTCTCATTAAACTGTTGTTTACGCATGGGGATCTGAAGGATACGGTGACCGTCACCACCTGGATGCGGGAGGAGATCGAGACGCATCGCTCAGATCTGCAAACGGTGCGTCCGTACTTGTATCTTTTCTTGCTGTTGGCCTCGATTGCCTTATATCTGCGGCAGCAATCGATCGTGACGGTACTGGTGCGGGCGGTTGGCAAATATTTCGAACCGGATCCGGACCTGCTTGCGCAAATACTGGACAACCGGTTGCAAATCCGGAAGCTCTATGACTTTCAGGAACCGCAGCGTTATTTGCAGGAAGTGTTTCTGCTGTGGAAAGGGTATTACCTGTACGCGAAACAGTATCCGGAAGGACCCAAGGAGGTTGCCCCGGTCGTACTTGAACAGCCTTCCCGGTGGGTGGATCTGTTTGACGGGATGGAGCCAAACGAATTTTTGCGCAGTTAA
- a CDS encoding AzlD domain-containing protein, whose product MEFVWIVVGMSVVTMLPRLLPALLMDRLHFPAWVNRWLQGTPYAALGALIFPGVLSVDPKHPLLGLAGGGIAAVLAYFRLPVLLVICAAILTVMVGKSFN is encoded by the coding sequence ATGGAATTCGTATGGATCGTGGTGGGGATGTCTGTCGTAACCATGCTGCCTCGCCTTTTGCCCGCTTTGTTGATGGATCGCCTCCACTTTCCCGCGTGGGTGAACCGTTGGTTACAGGGCACTCCTTATGCGGCGCTCGGCGCATTGATTTTTCCGGGTGTTTTATCGGTAGATCCGAAGCATCCCTTACTGGGCTTGGCTGGCGGAGGGATCGCCGCCGTACTCGCTTATTTTCGGCTGCCGGTCCTGCTTGTCATTTGCGCCGCTATATTGACTGTCATGGTCGGCAAATCGTTCAATTGA
- a CDS encoding AzlC family ABC transporter permease produces MNLQNNRFLQGTAASVPIAIGYLPIAVTFGVLSTQSGISVFQAVLMSLLVYAGASQFMAVSMWLTGAGLFEIVAATFVLNFRQLIMSMTLMNFLRHLPVRQKSPLSLFITDETFAVTSMNLSHNQSLSESPQASYPYLAGLFGTTYASWVIGTLIGAGLANVIPPSVSAGMSIALYAMFIGLLLPAVRESHKVLLLAVVSMLISWLFSFFMDTGWRIVFATLIASFIGVFLPTKR; encoded by the coding sequence ATGAATCTACAAAACAATCGATTTTTGCAAGGAACTGCCGCTTCCGTTCCAATTGCGATAGGCTATTTGCCAATTGCGGTTACATTTGGCGTCCTGTCCACACAATCTGGCATATCCGTTTTTCAGGCCGTCTTGATGTCGTTATTGGTTTATGCGGGTGCCAGCCAATTCATGGCGGTCAGTATGTGGCTGACAGGCGCCGGTCTGTTTGAAATTGTAGCGGCCACATTCGTTTTAAATTTCCGTCAACTGATTATGAGCATGACCTTGATGAATTTCTTGCGCCACCTTCCCGTCCGCCAAAAATCACCTTTGTCGCTTTTTATTACGGATGAAACATTCGCTGTCACATCTATGAATCTGTCGCACAACCAGTCACTTTCCGAATCGCCGCAGGCATCCTATCCGTACCTGGCCGGACTGTTCGGAACCACCTACGCTTCATGGGTCATCGGTACACTGATTGGAGCTGGACTGGCCAACGTGATTCCTCCTTCCGTCAGCGCCGGTATGTCGATCGCCTTATACGCCATGTTTATCGGCCTGCTGCTGCCTGCTGTTCGAGAGTCACACAAGGTTCTCTTACTCGCTGTCGTCAGCATGCTGATCAGTTGGCTGTTCAGCTTTTTTATGGACACCGGTTGGCGGATCGTATTCGCCACGCTGATCGCCAGTTTTATCGGCGTTTTTCTGCCCACAAAACGCTGA
- a CDS encoding alpha/beta hydrolase has translation MSDEAIYKRKVISDSIESQELNRTIDLRIYLPPGFNELASYPILYTQDGQDFFMYGRIATLAQQLILEEGVSPFLIVGVYVDRSQRTEEYRTNGSRNAAYRRFFLDELIPAIESRYPVPAFGLQRILAGDSLGGTVSLDIALDQPDWFQGVISLSGAFFPETQTRIRETSPFPPIRLYMLVGEQETAVETATGYYNFLQLNRQTRDLLTEQQVPVVYLEKPGDHNWGFWQKELPDALRYFFRPSNFIL, from the coding sequence ATGAGCGACGAAGCAATCTACAAACGAAAAGTCATCAGCGATTCGATTGAAAGCCAGGAACTGAACCGGACAATCGATCTGCGCATCTATCTGCCGCCAGGGTTTAATGAGCTGGCCAGCTACCCGATTCTTTACACACAGGATGGACAAGACTTCTTCATGTACGGCCGGATTGCCACTTTGGCGCAGCAGTTGATTTTGGAAGAAGGAGTCAGTCCCTTCCTGATCGTCGGTGTGTATGTGGACCGTTCCCAGCGTACGGAAGAATACCGTACCAACGGTTCCAGAAACGCCGCTTACCGTCGGTTCTTTCTCGACGAACTGATCCCTGCCATAGAATCCCGTTATCCAGTGCCCGCTTTTGGCTTACAGCGTATTTTGGCCGGCGATTCCCTAGGCGGTACAGTTTCACTCGACATCGCGCTCGATCAACCGGATTGGTTCCAAGGTGTGATCAGTTTGTCAGGCGCCTTTTTCCCGGAAACACAAACCCGCATCCGAGAGACCAGCCCGTTCCCTCCCATTCGCCTTTACATGCTGGTGGGAGAACAGGAAACGGCTGTTGAAACAGCGACCGGTTATTACAACTTCCTGCAGCTGAATCGTCAAACTCGCGATTTACTGACTGAGCAGCAGGTTCCTGTCGTTTATTTGGAAAAACCGGGTGACCATAACTGGGGGTTTTGGCAAAAAGAGCTGCCTGATGCTCTCCGTTACTTTTTCCGGCCTTCCAACTTCATCCTGTAG
- the pdhA gene encoding pyruvate dehydrogenase (acetyl-transferring) E1 component subunit alpha, giving the protein MNTGIVEVSTSEKFTPLQIISPDGKVNSKQLMPDLSDDQLRELMRRMVFTRIWDQRAISLNRQGRLGFYAPVAGQEGTMIGSQFALQKDDFILPGYRDIPQIVWHGLPLYQAFLYSRGHQLGNRYADDLPILMPQIIIGAQIVQTAGVALGIKLRGKKQVAITYTGDGGTSQGDFYEGLNFAGAFNVPAIFVVQNNGYAISVPREKQTKAATLAQKGVAAGITSLQVDGMDVLAVYKAVHDAAERARNGEGPTLIEALTYRYGPHTMAGDDPTRYRTAGEGSEWEQKDPLIRFRKYLETKKIWSQQDEEAVIEEAKQAVADAIKKADEMPKMEVGDLIDSVFEKTPPHMEEQKQWFAAKEGK; this is encoded by the coding sequence ATGAATACCGGGATCGTTGAGGTATCCACATCGGAAAAATTCACCCCGCTACAGATTATCTCACCGGATGGAAAAGTCAATAGCAAACAGCTTATGCCGGACTTAAGCGATGATCAACTGCGTGAATTGATGCGCCGTATGGTGTTTACACGTATCTGGGACCAGCGGGCAATCAGTCTGAACCGCCAGGGACGGTTGGGTTTTTACGCGCCGGTTGCCGGACAGGAAGGAACGATGATTGGCAGTCAGTTTGCGCTGCAAAAAGACGACTTTATCCTGCCGGGTTACCGTGACATTCCGCAGATCGTTTGGCACGGATTGCCGCTTTATCAGGCATTTCTTTATTCGCGCGGCCATCAGCTTGGCAATCGGTACGCGGATGATTTGCCGATTTTAATGCCGCAAATCATTATCGGCGCACAGATCGTGCAGACCGCAGGCGTGGCGCTGGGTATCAAACTGCGCGGCAAGAAGCAGGTGGCGATCACCTATACGGGAGACGGAGGAACGTCACAGGGCGATTTTTATGAAGGGTTGAACTTTGCGGGTGCGTTCAACGTTCCGGCCATTTTTGTGGTGCAGAATAACGGGTATGCCATTTCCGTGCCGCGGGAAAAGCAGACGAAAGCGGCCACACTCGCGCAAAAAGGGGTGGCAGCGGGCATCACCAGCCTGCAGGTGGACGGCATGGACGTGTTGGCCGTTTACAAAGCGGTGCATGATGCAGCGGAACGGGCTCGCAACGGAGAAGGGCCGACATTGATTGAAGCGCTCACATACCGCTATGGTCCGCACACAATGGCAGGCGACGATCCAACCCGTTACCGCACGGCAGGAGAAGGCAGCGAATGGGAACAGAAGGACCCGCTGATTCGTTTCCGAAAATATTTGGAAACGAAGAAAATCTGGAGTCAGCAGGATGAAGAGGCTGTAATTGAAGAAGCGAAACAAGCAGTTGCCGATGCAATCAAAAAAGCGGACGAAATGCCCAAAATGGAAGTTGGCGATTTGATCGATTCCGTTTTTGAAAAGACACCGCCGCACATGGAAGAACAGAAGCAATGGTTTGCGGCCAAGGAGGGGAAATAA